From Paenibacillus sp. V4I7, one genomic window encodes:
- a CDS encoding PAS domain-containing protein yields the protein MESIQDEFGFLTDLVTGLAAQFGDNCEVVLHDLTGPYDSSIVAIANGHITGRKVGDPGTNLGLELLRGNHVNGNKFNYLTQTKDGRILRSSSMYMKNKAGTIIGSLCINYDITELMIAEKTLQTLIRPGEQTEVKESFVTSVSDLLDALIQEAQEQVGKPVAVMTKEDKMRMIQLLDAKGAFLIKKGGEKICTYLNISKYTLYSHLEEGQKRREGECGRMMKTLENLETPCLLIDTERMDRNIQAMADVINKHHVKLRPHAKTHKLPSVALQQIEAGAVGITVAKVSEAEVMAAGGVTNIFIAYPLVTASKIERAIRLSEQIELIVGVDSLAGAQQLEQCASRLGQSLQVRLEIDTGFRRTGVLYEQASALAAKIARMPHLRLTGIYTFRGSLLAGKPTLDVAAAGQEEGTLMVQLAERLRAQGIAITDVSVGSTPTAASAAAVEGVTEVRPGTYVFYDRMQARLGLCGIEDCAGSMLVTVVSRPSADLAIIDGGSKTFATDVQPDTNPLQLRGFGHIMNLEDALLVRLSEEHGMVELGPIAQAANIQVGDKLRIIPNHICSTVNLHNQVIMQRGDAYERLPVLARGMLE from the coding sequence ATGGAATCAATTCAAGATGAATTTGGGTTTTTGACCGATCTTGTGACAGGACTTGCCGCTCAATTCGGAGACAACTGTGAAGTCGTGCTGCATGACCTGACAGGGCCTTACGACAGCTCCATTGTCGCGATTGCAAATGGTCACATCACAGGGCGTAAAGTCGGAGATCCCGGAACGAATCTGGGTTTGGAGCTGCTGCGGGGTAATCATGTAAACGGCAACAAGTTTAACTACTTAACACAAACCAAAGATGGACGCATTCTGCGCTCCAGTTCGATGTATATGAAAAATAAAGCAGGCACTATCATTGGCTCACTGTGCATTAACTACGATATCACAGAGCTGATGATCGCAGAGAAAACGCTGCAGACGCTTATACGTCCTGGTGAACAAACAGAAGTAAAGGAATCTTTCGTTACGAGTGTGAGCGATCTGCTTGATGCCCTTATTCAAGAGGCACAAGAGCAAGTAGGCAAACCCGTGGCAGTCATGACGAAAGAAGATAAAATGCGCATGATTCAACTTCTCGATGCCAAAGGTGCTTTTCTTATCAAAAAAGGTGGCGAGAAGATTTGCACCTATTTGAATATTTCAAAGTATACCCTTTATAGCCACTTAGAAGAAGGGCAAAAGCGCCGTGAAGGAGAGTGTGGAAGGATGATGAAAACGTTGGAGAATTTGGAGACACCTTGCCTGCTTATAGACACAGAACGCATGGATCGAAATATTCAAGCAATGGCTGATGTCATCAACAAACATCATGTGAAGCTGCGTCCGCATGCAAAGACGCATAAGCTCCCTTCAGTCGCGCTCCAGCAGATTGAGGCTGGGGCTGTCGGTATCACGGTAGCGAAAGTGTCCGAAGCAGAGGTTATGGCAGCGGGTGGCGTTACCAATATTTTCATCGCTTACCCGCTTGTGACTGCAAGCAAGATCGAAAGAGCGATTCGCTTAAGCGAGCAAATCGAGCTGATCGTCGGCGTCGATAGCTTGGCAGGCGCCCAGCAATTAGAGCAGTGCGCTAGCCGACTTGGCCAATCTCTGCAAGTCCGGCTAGAAATCGATACGGGCTTTCGCAGAACCGGTGTACTCTACGAGCAGGCCTCCGCGCTCGCCGCAAAGATTGCCCGCATGCCGCATTTACGGCTGACCGGCATCTATACGTTTCGCGGCTCCCTGCTTGCAGGCAAGCCTACCCTCGACGTGGCTGCAGCCGGTCAAGAAGAAGGCACGCTGATGGTGCAGCTGGCCGAGCGTCTTAGAGCGCAGGGCATCGCTATCACGGACGTTAGCGTCGGATCCACACCGACGGCCGCTTCCGCCGCTGCGGTAGAAGGCGTGACGGAGGTTCGCCCAGGCACCTACGTGTTTTACGATCGGATGCAAGCCCGCTTAGGCCTCTGCGGCATCGAAGATTGCGCTGGCAGCATGCTCGTCACCGTCGTTAGCCGCCCATCAGCGGATCTCGCGATCATAGATGGCGGCAGCAAAACATTCGCTACCGATGTGCAGCCGGATACAAACCCGCTTCAGCTGCGCGGCTTCGGCCACATCATGAACCTAGAAGATGCGCTTCTCGTTCGCTTGTCTGAAGAGCATGGCATGGTTGAACTTGGGCCAATCGCCCAAGCAGCCAACATACAGGTAGGCGACAAGCTGCGTATTATTCCTAATCACATTTGCAGCACCGTCAACCTGCACAATCAGGTTATTATGCAGCGCGGTGATGCTTATGAGCGCTTGCCGGTGCTTGCACGAGGTATGTTGGAGTAA
- a CDS encoding RidA family protein has product MSQIEQRLQELGITLPPSPEPRFTYLPCNQTGNLIYLSGQDCRINGELMYEGKLGREVSIEQGQAAARQTIINCLSVMKGYLGDLDRVVKVVKMLAFVNSAPGFGDQPYVINGASDLLVEVFGEQGKHARSAIGTSDLPFHTPVEIELILEVRD; this is encoded by the coding sequence ATGTCCCAAATTGAACAACGTCTACAAGAGCTAGGCATCACACTTCCCCCATCCCCAGAACCACGTTTCACGTATCTTCCTTGCAATCAAACTGGGAATCTCATTTATTTATCCGGTCAGGATTGTCGTATTAACGGCGAGCTGATGTATGAAGGTAAACTTGGCCGTGAAGTATCCATCGAGCAAGGACAAGCAGCAGCTCGTCAAACCATTATCAATTGCTTATCTGTTATGAAGGGATATCTGGGAGATTTGGATCGAGTTGTTAAAGTCGTGAAAATGCTTGCTTTCGTCAACAGCGCACCGGGCTTTGGCGATCAACCCTATGTCATCAACGGCGCGTCCGACTTGCTTGTGGAAGTGTTCGGTGAGCAGGGTAAACATGCTCGTTCAGCAATTGGTACAAGCGATCTGCCCTTTCACACACCGGTGGAAATTGAACTTATCTTAGAAGTGCGAGATTAG
- the araA gene encoding L-arabinose isomerase, producing MSITAAKQFWFVVGSQHLYGEEALAEVKAHAQTMTDALNNSGVLPYPLVLQDLAISADKITSIMKEVNYRDEVAGVITWMHTFSPAKMWIRGTKMLQKPLLHLATQFNESIPWATIDMDFMNLNQAAHGDREYGFINARLKKQNKIVVGYWERPEVQQQIADWMDVAVAYNESFNIKVARFGDNMRNVGVTEGDKVEAQIQFGWTVDYYGIGDLVQYVNAVTEQEIDDLMGQYAELYEFDYGTNSKEAWEASVRIQASYEIAIKRFLDEKGYNAFTTNFEDLHGMKQLPGLAVQRLMAQGYGFAGEGDWKTAALDRLLKVMSRNQNTGFMEDYTYEMAAGQEAILQSHMLEVDPSLASNKPTIIVSPLGIGDREDPARLVFDGKAGEGVVVSMADFGTHYKLLINEVSAFEPTVSAPKLPVARVLWSVKPNFQDGVKAWIENGGGHHTVVSLNLTTDQIVTYAKLVNLEYVVIK from the coding sequence ATGTCAATAACAGCAGCTAAACAGTTTTGGTTCGTCGTAGGTTCGCAACATCTGTACGGGGAAGAAGCGCTGGCTGAAGTAAAAGCTCACGCGCAGACAATGACAGATGCCTTGAATAATAGCGGTGTGCTCCCTTATCCGCTTGTCTTGCAGGACCTGGCAATAAGCGCGGATAAAATTACAAGCATCATGAAAGAGGTCAACTATCGCGATGAAGTGGCGGGTGTCATCACATGGATGCATACGTTCTCGCCTGCAAAAATGTGGATTCGCGGTACGAAAATGCTGCAGAAGCCTCTGCTTCACTTGGCAACCCAGTTCAATGAAAGCATTCCTTGGGCAACGATTGACATGGACTTCATGAACCTGAACCAAGCCGCTCACGGCGATCGCGAATACGGCTTCATTAATGCCCGTCTGAAGAAACAAAATAAAATCGTCGTAGGCTACTGGGAACGTCCGGAAGTGCAGCAGCAGATTGCGGATTGGATGGACGTAGCGGTTGCCTATAACGAAAGCTTCAACATCAAAGTCGCCCGTTTCGGCGACAACATGCGCAACGTTGGCGTTACGGAAGGGGACAAGGTCGAGGCCCAAATTCAATTCGGATGGACCGTGGACTACTACGGCATCGGCGACCTCGTACAATACGTGAATGCCGTTACAGAGCAAGAAATTGATGATCTGATGGGCCAGTATGCGGAGCTCTACGAATTCGATTACGGCACGAACAGTAAAGAAGCCTGGGAAGCGAGCGTCAGAATCCAAGCGAGCTATGAAATTGCCATCAAACGTTTCTTGGATGAGAAAGGTTATAATGCCTTCACGACGAACTTCGAAGATTTGCATGGAATGAAACAGCTTCCTGGTCTTGCCGTCCAACGTCTGATGGCGCAAGGCTACGGCTTTGCCGGCGAGGGCGACTGGAAGACGGCTGCGCTCGATCGCTTGCTGAAAGTGATGAGCCGCAATCAAAACACAGGCTTTATGGAGGATTACACTTACGAGATGGCGGCTGGTCAGGAAGCGATCCTGCAATCCCATATGCTCGAAGTAGATCCGAGCTTGGCAAGCAACAAACCGACAATCATTGTTTCCCCACTCGGAATCGGCGATCGTGAAGATCCGGCGCGTCTGGTATTCGACGGTAAAGCCGGAGAAGGCGTCGTCGTATCCATGGCGGACTTCGGCACTCATTATAAATTGCTGATCAACGAGGTTTCCGCATTCGAGCCGACGGTTTCGGCTCCTAAGCTTCCCGTGGCTCGTGTACTCTGGAGCGTGAAGCCGAACTTCCAGGATGGCGTGAAAGCCTGGATAGAGAATGGTGGCGGCCACCATACCGTCGTTTCCTTGAACCTGACGACAGACCAAATCGTGACCTACGCCAAGCTGGTTAACTTGGAATACGTCGTTATTAAGTAG
- a CDS encoding L-ribulose-5-phosphate 4-epimerase — translation MLEQLKEEVYQANLDLPKHGLVKFTWGNASAIDRESGLFVIKPSGVSYEKMKPSDMVVVDLDGNVVEGELRPSSDTATHAVLYKHYPQIGGIVHTHSTWATIWAQAGLDVPVMGTTHADTFYGAVPCARFLNQKEIDRGYEAETGRVIIETFEERGLDVMAIPAVLLQGHAPFTWGKDAKSAVVNSVVLEEVCKMNLYARQLNHFAKELPQGILDKHYLRKHGKDAYYGQK, via the coding sequence TTGTTAGAACAACTGAAAGAAGAGGTATATCAAGCGAATCTGGATTTGCCGAAGCACGGACTCGTAAAATTTACTTGGGGCAATGCGAGCGCCATCGATCGGGAAAGCGGCCTGTTCGTGATCAAACCGAGCGGAGTCAGCTATGAAAAGATGAAACCGAGCGACATGGTTGTTGTGGATCTCGACGGTAATGTGGTCGAGGGAGAGCTGAGACCTTCCTCCGATACCGCGACTCACGCCGTGTTGTACAAACACTATCCGCAAATCGGCGGCATCGTGCATACCCACTCGACCTGGGCAACCATCTGGGCGCAAGCGGGATTGGATGTACCCGTCATGGGAACGACGCATGCGGACACCTTCTATGGCGCCGTGCCTTGCGCCCGTTTCTTGAACCAAAAGGAGATTGACCGGGGGTACGAAGCGGAGACGGGCCGTGTCATCATCGAAACGTTCGAGGAGCGCGGGCTGGATGTCATGGCAATCCCGGCCGTCCTGCTCCAGGGACATGCGCCTTTCACTTGGGGGAAAGATGCGAAATCGGCAGTCGTGAACAGCGTCGTGCTGGAGGAAGTTTGCAAAATGAATTTGTACGCGCGGCAATTGAATCATTTTGCAAAAGAACTGCCTCAAGGCATTCTGGATAAACACTATCTTCGGAAACATGGGAAAGATGCCTACTACGGGCAGAAGTAA
- a CDS encoding IS4 family transposase produces the protein MDEYSNSLKETLTSLIREMSAAPAPFVKNPEKDFTRKKKLPFETVMQLLISMGGNSLYKELLESQGYDVNTATTSAFVQQRNKILPSAVEFLFHEFTQSYTDIKDYRGYRLLAVDGSDLHIATDSADTDTYFQSQPNTKGYNLLHLNTAYDLCNRLYVDAIIQPRRLSNEGRALAAMVDRSPIKGKTIVTADRGYESYNNFAHIERKGWNYVIRVKDLDSSGILSGLCLPSGGAFDLDVHLTLTKKQTKEVRAHPEIYKFVPSTSTFDFLDLHENLFYPISFRVVRFVLPNGAYETVITNLSAADFPPDEIKSIYNMRWGIETSFRALKYTVGLTNFHAKRQESITQEIFARMIMYNFAEMITSHVVISQMDKRHQYQVNFTVAVHVCRHFLRSRDDEPPPDVEALIRKNILPIRPIRPGQQNTRKIRYKSVVSFVYRVA, from the coding sequence ATGGATGAGTACTCGAATTCGCTAAAAGAAACACTGACATCCCTCATACGAGAAATGTCAGCTGCACCAGCACCTTTTGTCAAAAACCCCGAAAAAGATTTTACCCGAAAGAAAAAGCTTCCCTTTGAAACGGTTATGCAACTCCTGATCTCAATGGGGGGCAACAGCTTATATAAGGAACTCTTGGAATCGCAGGGCTATGACGTAAATACCGCAACCACCTCTGCATTTGTCCAACAGAGGAATAAAATCCTGCCATCTGCTGTGGAATTCTTGTTTCACGAATTTACGCAATCGTATACCGATATCAAGGACTACCGTGGGTATCGATTACTTGCCGTTGACGGTTCGGATTTGCATATCGCAACTGACTCTGCGGACACGGACACCTATTTTCAAAGTCAACCGAACACAAAAGGCTATAACCTTCTGCATTTGAACACAGCCTATGACTTGTGCAATAGACTTTACGTGGATGCGATTATTCAGCCACGAAGGTTGAGCAATGAGGGAAGGGCGCTGGCTGCTATGGTTGACCGTTCCCCCATCAAGGGCAAAACCATTGTTACTGCCGATAGAGGTTATGAAAGTTACAACAATTTCGCTCATATTGAACGAAAAGGGTGGAATTATGTCATACGGGTAAAGGATTTGGATTCCAGTGGTATTCTTTCGGGTTTGTGTTTGCCCTCTGGCGGAGCGTTTGATCTGGACGTTCATCTGACACTCACCAAAAAACAAACCAAAGAGGTCAGGGCTCATCCCGAGATTTACAAGTTCGTCCCTTCCACGTCTACCTTTGATTTTTTGGATTTGCATGAGAACTTGTTTTACCCGATTTCCTTTCGGGTTGTTCGTTTCGTCTTGCCAAATGGCGCTTATGAAACCGTCATTACGAATCTTTCTGCCGCTGATTTCCCACCCGATGAAATCAAGTCCATTTACAACATGCGATGGGGCATCGAAACCTCTTTCAGGGCATTAAAATACACGGTAGGTCTGACGAATTTTCACGCAAAGAGACAAGAGTCCATCACCCAAGAGATTTTCGCAAGAATGATCATGTACAATTTCGCTGAAATGATTACCTCGCACGTAGTCATTTCCCAAATGGATAAACGGCACCAATACCAAGTCAACTTCACAGTTGCCGTTCACGTTTGTAGACATTTCCTGCGCTCAAGGGACGATGAACCCCCGCCCGATGTTGAAGCACTGATTCGCAAAAACATTTTGCCGATTCGACCCATCCGCCCAGGACAGCAGAATACGCGCAAAATCCGCTACAAATCCGTTGTTAGCTTCGTCTACAGAGTAGCATAA